One Roseimaritima multifibrata DNA window includes the following coding sequences:
- a CDS encoding DUF4040 domain-containing protein yields MIAIDIIILALLAATAVTIARIRDLWAAVMFTGIYSFLSASWMLNLDAPDVAFTEAAVGAGISTVLMLSTLALTGFKQGRSGVRIVPLLAVVATGGILIYGTLDMHHFGDPNAPVQIYPKESFVQKSQPDMHGLPNVVTALLASYRGYDTLGETAVIFTAGTAVLLILRREKPRSSRPGSPESDSPESEQNTEGASA; encoded by the coding sequence ATGATCGCAATCGACATCATCATCCTGGCGTTACTAGCCGCCACTGCGGTTACGATCGCACGTATCCGCGACCTTTGGGCGGCGGTCATGTTTACGGGCATCTACAGTTTTCTGTCAGCCAGTTGGATGCTGAATCTGGATGCCCCCGACGTCGCCTTTACCGAGGCGGCCGTTGGCGCGGGAATTTCAACCGTCCTGATGCTAAGCACGCTAGCCCTGACCGGCTTCAAGCAGGGTCGCTCAGGCGTACGGATCGTGCCGCTGTTAGCAGTCGTGGCTACCGGCGGGATTCTGATCTACGGGACTTTGGACATGCATCATTTCGGAGACCCCAACGCGCCGGTACAGATCTACCCGAAAGAATCGTTTGTTCAGAAATCTCAGCCCGACATGCATGGGCTGCCGAATGTGGTGACCGCCTTACTTGCGAGCTACCGCGGTTACGACACGCTGGGTGAAACCGCGGTGATCTTCACTGCAGGAACCGCCGTGTTGTTGATTCTGCGACGTGAGAAACCACGATCCAGCCGCCCAGGGTCACCGGAATCGGATTCACCGGAATCGGAACAAAATACCGAGGGAGCTTCGGCATGA
- a CDS encoding sodium:proton antiporter, whose translation MNWDTILGLYNYWIVIFLMMTGFYVVIARENLIKTVIGLNLFQTSVFLLYITMGKVKDGTAPIIPRAIAESHSAAHDTHHSAEAGHAIAETADTVATAAAPIAEHAANAAGAVDGVIYSNPLPSVLMLTAIVVGIATTAVALALVVRIREEFGTIDEDEILALDNQS comes from the coding sequence ATGAACTGGGATACAATTCTTGGCCTGTATAACTACTGGATCGTGATCTTTCTGATGATGACCGGGTTTTACGTGGTCATCGCGAGAGAAAACCTGATCAAGACCGTCATCGGTTTGAACCTGTTTCAAACGTCGGTGTTTCTGCTGTACATCACCATGGGAAAAGTGAAGGACGGGACCGCCCCCATCATTCCTCGAGCGATCGCAGAGAGCCACTCCGCAGCCCATGACACGCACCACTCCGCTGAAGCCGGTCATGCGATTGCAGAAACCGCCGATACGGTAGCGACCGCGGCCGCCCCAATCGCGGAGCATGCGGCCAATGCCGCAGGCGCTGTAGATGGCGTGATCTATTCGAATCCGCTTCCAAGTGTGTTGATGCTGACGGCGATTGTCGTCGGTATCGCAACGACCGCAGTGGCGCTCGCCCTTGTGGTGCGAATTCGCGAAGAGTTCGGGACCATTGACGAAGACGAAATACTGGCATTGGATAATCAGTCGTGA
- the mnhG gene encoding monovalent cation/H(+) antiporter subunit G has protein sequence MTFPEIMQMTGNILCWLFLVSGAFFSLIGGIGILRLPEFFSRMHGGGITDTLGAGLILTGLMFYAGFSLVTVKLITILFFVWITSPTSCHALARSALAHGLKPELDASILQKKGDKS, from the coding sequence ATGACATTCCCTGAAATCATGCAAATGACTGGCAACATCCTGTGCTGGCTCTTCCTCGTTAGCGGGGCATTCTTCTCCCTGATCGGAGGCATCGGGATTCTCCGTTTACCCGAATTTTTCTCTCGGATGCATGGTGGCGGGATTACCGACACCTTGGGAGCCGGTTTGATTTTAACCGGGCTGATGTTTTACGCGGGGTTCTCGCTGGTGACGGTGAAGTTGATAACCATTCTGTTTTTCGTTTGGATCACCAGTCCGACCTCCTGCCACGCGCTGGCTCGTTCAGCGTTGGCTCACGGCTTAAAGCCTGAATTAGATGCGAGCATCCTTCAGAAGAAGGGCGACAAATCATGA
- a CDS encoding monovalent cation/H+ antiporter subunit D family protein, with product MIESQLPALQIVLPLLAAPLCVLLGGRRIAYLLALVVACCTFAISIALTAMVLQHGPIHYNMGNWQVPYGIEYVVDELSSFVLLFISGIGAVVMAYAPRSIDDEIPPSKRTMFYACYLLCLSGLLGMCITGDLFNVFVFLEISSLSSYALISLGRSRRAPLAAFRYLILGSVGATFILIGIGLVYHMTGTLNMADMAARLPIDHGPRTVLVAFAFLTVGLCIKMAVFPLHTWLPSAYTYAPSVVSAFIAATSTKIAVYAFIRVVYGIFTPEFALGHLSLDTALIVFALTGIFAASITAIYQENIKLLLAYSSVAQIGYMLLGISLANQAGLAGGIVHMFNHALIKCSLFLVVGCFALRLGSVHLSDWRGASKTMPWTSFAWVISGLALIGVPVTAGFVSKWMILTAVIQTGRWPVAVLMLLSSLLAVIYVWRVVETLYFSEPSEKALQAREAPLTMLLPTYLLTAATLVFGVWTLYSAGLAERAAAALLGGGL from the coding sequence GTGATCGAAAGCCAGTTACCTGCCCTACAAATCGTTCTACCGCTGCTGGCCGCACCGCTGTGTGTTCTGCTAGGCGGTCGCCGCATCGCCTACCTGCTGGCGTTGGTTGTCGCCTGCTGCACTTTTGCGATATCCATCGCATTGACCGCGATGGTCCTGCAACATGGCCCGATTCATTACAACATGGGAAACTGGCAAGTCCCATACGGAATCGAATACGTCGTCGATGAACTGAGCAGCTTTGTTCTCTTGTTTATCTCGGGGATCGGAGCGGTCGTGATGGCTTACGCTCCACGAAGTATCGACGATGAAATCCCACCCTCTAAGCGGACGATGTTCTACGCTTGCTACCTGCTTTGCTTGAGCGGATTGCTGGGGATGTGCATCACGGGTGACCTTTTTAATGTCTTTGTCTTTTTGGAAATATCGTCGTTATCCTCGTATGCATTGATCAGCCTCGGACGCTCACGGCGAGCCCCTTTGGCGGCATTTCGATACCTGATCTTGGGCTCGGTCGGGGCGACCTTCATCTTGATTGGTATCGGTCTGGTCTATCACATGACCGGGACTTTAAACATGGCCGACATGGCAGCCAGACTGCCGATCGATCATGGGCCACGAACCGTCTTGGTGGCGTTCGCGTTCCTAACGGTCGGGCTATGCATCAAGATGGCCGTCTTTCCACTCCATACCTGGCTGCCCAGCGCTTATACGTACGCTCCGTCGGTCGTTTCCGCGTTCATCGCTGCCACGTCGACCAAGATTGCCGTCTACGCCTTTATTCGCGTCGTCTACGGGATCTTTACCCCCGAATTTGCCTTGGGGCATCTATCGCTGGACACGGCGTTGATCGTGTTCGCGTTAACCGGAATCTTTGCCGCTTCGATAACCGCGATTTACCAGGAGAACATCAAACTGCTGCTCGCCTATTCCAGCGTTGCTCAGATTGGGTACATGCTGCTGGGGATCAGCCTTGCCAACCAAGCCGGTTTGGCTGGGGGAATCGTCCACATGTTCAACCATGCGTTGATCAAGTGCAGTCTCTTCCTGGTGGTCGGTTGTTTCGCACTTCGCCTGGGATCGGTTCACCTTTCGGACTGGCGGGGCGCGAGCAAGACGATGCCATGGACCTCCTTTGCCTGGGTCATCAGTGGGCTGGCTTTGATCGGAGTCCCCGTCACAGCCGGGTTCGTTAGCAAGTGGATGATCCTGACGGCGGTGATCCAAACAGGTCGCTGGCCGGTGGCGGTTTTGATGTTATTAAGTTCGCTATTGGCAGTCATCTATGTCTGGCGTGTGGTCGAAACCCTTTATTTTTCCGAGCCCTCTGAAAAGGCACTGCAAGCTCGTGAGGCTCCACTGACCATGCTACTGCCCACCTATTTGCTGACCGCAGCGACGCTCGTGTTTGGTGTCTGGACGCTCTATTCCGCAGGCCTGGCCGAAAGAGCCGCCGCCGCCTTGCTTGGAGGGGGACTGTAA
- a CDS encoding Na(+)/H(+) antiporter subunit B — protein MIQTTFPIVRIVTKLLIPYILLFGLYVQFHGDFGPGGGFQAGVIFASGLILYGLVFGLEAIQRVAPPALMERLTALGVLIYGGTGVLTMYLGGQFLDYSTLEHSVGHGILPSGQHLGILLVEMGVGITVTSVMTMIFYAFAGRRRSV, from the coding sequence ATGATCCAAACCACGTTTCCCATCGTCCGCATCGTCACGAAATTATTGATCCCATACATCCTGCTATTCGGGCTGTATGTCCAGTTCCACGGGGACTTTGGTCCCGGCGGAGGTTTCCAGGCGGGCGTGATTTTCGCCTCTGGCCTGATCCTTTATGGACTGGTCTTCGGACTGGAGGCGATTCAGCGCGTTGCGCCACCGGCGTTGATGGAACGGCTGACCGCACTTGGTGTTCTGATCTATGGCGGAACGGGGGTTCTAACGATGTACCTTGGTGGGCAATTCTTAGATTACAGCACGCTTGAACATTCGGTTGGGCATGGAATTTTGCCGAGTGGCCAGCACTTGGGAATCCTGTTAGTCGAAATGGGCGTCGGGATCACCGTCACGTCCGTCATGACGATGATTTTCTATGCGTTCGCAGGAAGGCGGAGGTCGGTATGA